The Triplophysa rosa linkage group LG25, Trosa_1v2, whole genome shotgun sequence genome window below encodes:
- the LOC130549035 gene encoding receptor-transporting protein 3-like: MAETWNSAVRQKSTELHGHTWHVTFDDSITPDGTAPGWYQYISGSFAGFTCSLCKRYWASKRVQVIFHFYLNSASNQGTIKVRCFKQECKRCDEAQMEEPNFPVENVDVLVERLVGKIRMRCYKEDLGDTNRASKLFDKIEGPHESLHCEACHLGICSQAK, translated from the exons ATGGCAGAAACATGGAACAGTGCTGTAAGGCAAAAGTCTACTGAGCTTCATGGACACACTTGGCATGTTACATTTGATGACTCTATTACGCCAGATGGCACAGCTCCTGGATGGTACCAGTACATTTCTGGATCTTTCGCAGG GTTCACCTGTTCTCTTTGTAAAAGATACTGGGCGTCTAAAAGAGTGCAGGTGATCTTCCATTTCTACCTGAACTCAGCAAGCAACCAGGGAACCATTAAGGTGCGATGCTTCAAACAGGAATGTAAGAGGTGTGATGAAGCTCAGATGGAGGAACCAAACTTCCCGGTGGAAAATGTCGACGTGCTGGTTGAGAGACTGGTTGGAAAGATTCGTATGAGATGCTACAAGGAAGATCTGGGTGACACAAACAGGGCCTCAAAGCTTTTTGACAAAATAGAAGGACCTCATGAAAGTTTGCATTGTGAAGCCTGTCATCTTGGCATCTGTAGTCAGGCCAAATGA